Proteins found in one Mustela lutreola isolate mMusLut2 chromosome 12, mMusLut2.pri, whole genome shotgun sequence genomic segment:
- the VCP gene encoding transitional endoplasmic reticulum ATPase isoform X1 produces MDELQLFRGDTVLLKGKKRREAVCIVLSDDTCSDEKIRMNRVVRNNLRVHLGDVISIQPCPDVKYGKRIHVLPIDDTVEGITGNLFEVYLKPYFLEAYRPIRKGDIFLVRGGMRAVEFKVVETDPSPYCIVAPDTVIHCEGEPIKREDEEESLNEVGYDDIGGCRKQLAQIKEMVELPLRHPALFKAIGVKPPRGILLYGPPGTGKTLIARAVANETGAFFFLINGPEIMSKLAGESESNLRKAFEEAEKNAPAIIFIDELDAIAPKREKTHGEVERRIVSQLLTLMDGLKQRAHVIVMAATNRPNSIDPALRRFGRFDREVDIGIPDATGRLEILQIHTKNMKLADDVDLEQVANETHGHVGADLAALCSEAALQAIRKKMDLIDLEDETIDAEVMNSLAVTMDDFRWALSQSNPSALRETVVEVPQVTWEDIGGLEDVKRELQELVQYPVEHPDKFLKFGMTPSKGVLFYGPPGCGKTLLAKAIANECQANFISIKGPELLTMWFGESEANVREIFDKARQAAPCVLFFDELDSIAKARGGNIGDGGGAADRVINQILTEMDGMSTKKNVFIIGATNRPDIIDPAILRPGRLDQLIYIPLPDEKSRVAILKANLRKSPVAKAGARALVIRDFCECSA; encoded by the exons CATCCAGCCGTGCCCTGATGTGAAGTACGGCAAACGTATCCATGTACTACCCATCGATGACACGGTGGAAGGCATCACTGGCAATCTCTTCGAGGTATACCTTAAGCCATACTTCCTGGAAGCTTATCGACCCATCCGGAAAG GAGACATTTTCCTTGTCCGGGGTGGAATGCGTGCTGTAGAGTTCAAAGTAGTGGAGACAGATCCCAGCCCTTACTGCATTGTTGCTCCAGACACAGTGATTCACTGTGAAGGGGAGCCTATCAAACGAGAG GATGAGGAAGAATCCTTGAATGAAGTAGGCTATGATGACATTGGTGGCTGCAGAAAACAGCTGGCTCAGATAAAGGAGATGGTAGAGCTACCCCTCAGACATCCTGCCCTCTTTAAGGCAATTGGTGTTAAG CCTCCTCGGGGAATCCTGCTGTATGGACCTCCTGGGACTGGGAAGACCCTAATTGCCCGAGCTGTGGCAAATGAGACTGGAGCCTTCTTCTTCTTGATCAATG gtcctgagatcatgagcaagTTGGCTGGTGAGTCTGAGAGCAACCTTCGTAAAGCCTTTGAGGAGGCTGAGAAGAATGCTCCTGCTATCATCTTCATTGATGAACTAGATGCCATCGCTCCCAAAAGAGAGAAA ACCCACGGGGAGGTGGAACGGCGTATTGTATCACAGTTGTTGACCCTCATGGATGGTCTAAAGCAGAGAGCACATGTGATTGTAATGGCAGCAACAAACAGACCCAATAGCATTGACCCAGCCCTTCGGCGATTTG GTCGCTTTGACAGGGAGGTAGATATTGGAATCCCTGACGCTACAGGACGCTTGGAAATTCTTCAGATCCATACCAAGAACATGAAGCTGGCAGACGATGTGGACCTGGAGCAG GTCGCCAATGAGACTCATGGGCATGTGGGCGCTGACTTAGCAGCCCTGTGCTCGGAAGCTGCTCTTCAAGCTATCCGCAAGAAGATGGACCTCATTGACTTAGAGGATGAGACTATCGATGCTGAAGTCATGAACTCTCTGGCAGTTACTATGGATGACTTCCGG tgggCCCTGAGCCAGAGCAATCCATCAGCACTGAGGGAAACTGTGGTGGAGGTACCACAGGTGACCTGGGAGGACATTGGGGGCCTGGAGGATGTCAAACGTGAGCTTCAGGAGCTGGTCCAG tATCCTGTGGAGCATCCAGACAAATTCCTCAAGTTTGGTATGACACCCTCCAAGGGAGTACTCTTCTATGGCCCTCCTGGCTGTGGGAAAACCTTGCTGGCCAAAGCCATTGCTAATGAGTGCCAGGCCAACTTCATCTCCATCAAGGGTCCTGAGCTGCTCACCATGTGGTTTGGGGAGTCTGAAGCCAATGTCAGGGAAATCTTTGACAAG GCCCGCCAAGCTGCCCCCTGTGTACTGTTCTTTGATGAGCTGGATTCAATTGCCAAGGCCCGTGGTGGCAACATTGGAGATGGCGGTGGGGCTGCAGACCGAGTCATCAACCAGATCCTGACAGAAATGGATGGCATGTCTacaaaaaagaatgtgtttattATTGGCGCTACCAATCGACCTGACATTATTGATCCTGCTATCCTGCGACCTGGCCGCCTCGATCAGCTCATCTATATTCCTCTTCCTGATGAGAAGTCCCGTGTTGCCATCCTCAAGGCCAACCTGCGCAAGTCTCCAGTTGCCAAGGCAGGTGCAAGGGCATTGGTGATAAGGGATTTCTGTGAGTGCTCAGCCTAG
- the C12H9orf131 gene encoding uncharacterized protein C9orf131 homolog — MEWLLEGLLGAEGDMELLWSQLTHALACRHCGSSCLQSPGNLVTLFLFMIWQIRRWWQLGRWRQLQPWYSGDMMQGTGLPLLYNVVFFDHLWKQKSEDEEEEEEEEETPLDPLKPFSFPKEASTREQAITAPSQPSCGSEDLHKAVRTPNEVQTQSPSSSRSFPTFQILTNLPVRHKTESGSYLRQRKSQLFWGLPSLHSESLETIFLSSSGPSPLKLSVGPFVFFNKLAFVARSNLQLPQYCSPVQPPTHKIHITEDLEGIALDPQQLPPPSPSVPSLPFHLKSFPTDHQGVLCGAKAYTQWLMQQKEVPWISKDQPLYLQPERQRTRPSKLSLLSEVWWDVPSDPSIQQHILDSLSDSPLYPPSLLGVLTRLEAPQRTMGQNEDTTATKPIMPALSTNLASLSELQEVTPIEGLPTAKALWETTRQRKYPQISEPSILVHCQSVDPMTETQETSPLGVPPGYKTQWRTTGHKGSSQAFEPSIPAPCQVRDALSELHKVIPEGGPSAPKNFWETMSHRESPQTSRSPMPCLCSPPGPLQELQGESSLEDPSRYKPQWGHRENSGNPWAFRPPALDLNPALYSTSPVYVPPRSETSWNGRESRENLWVSVDPISSPRLPLSSLLVSLGMSSQGILSESKALEGQRENLWTSESPAPDHSPFLASILELHRLNPMGGLTRSEAAWRDIEHSRNSWASESPSLALSPSPALKFEPLRASPMGVLFDSEDRCGDIKRRKNSWASELPACSLPQDPYGARSLGALTDSEPTGRNKQQKETCCVPGSPLWGPSPPSNSKSKSHISEPPGDQHTCKPKGETVEQRDNCWATELPTPTSSSLSAPPPDPHIDSDFVWRNVQPKGIPQGSSPPAVDLLQPKRWPATLAKALKIEPNQPDLPKRELFPGTKAETPSFQGEAVPEVTPNSRIQAWHWSRELELRLKKLQQSPASRSPDPSQSFGSNSVLSSTTQGSWRLSSCPPQLNRPSNLCPHSSSCHPSKIHSPDQPVQISHCYHSHSSSQPQPQGSSRAEQRSQTEERMKMKIVAEVLCQGPCVCMETGENCSDLSKSSNPEVPASGNKASAPSSAKKRGSPRKPKAGDHRRGDARLESSTVTRKSHPAQARRPVEAPVSRLFQRPQHQDHNSQHIALPHHLHSKAAGPQIQRGARLGAGHILTPQHSKHCPWAHMEKHFSSPTPQIPLTKGLQRMLAKFLVTHDPCQPKP, encoded by the exons ATGGAATGGCTGTTAGAAGGCCTGCTTGGGGCTGAAGGGGACATGGAGCTTCTCTGGAGCCAGTTGACCCATGCCCTGGCCTGCAGACACTGTGGCAGCAGCTGCCTCCAGAGTCCAGGGAATCTGGTGACACTATTCCTGTTCATGATTTGGCAGATCCGGAGGTGGTGGCAGCTTGGGAGGTGGCGACAGCTTCAACCCTGGTACTCTGGAGACATGATGCAAGGCACG GGCCTACCACTTCTGTACAATGTGGTTTTCTTTGATCACCTGTGGAAGCAGAAGTCagaggatgaagaggaggaggaggaagaagaggagacacCTCTGGATCCACTGAAGCCATTTTCATTTCCCAAAGAAGCTTCCACTAGAGAGCAAGCCATCACAGCCCCATCTCAACCATCCTGTGGTTCTGAGGACCTCCACAAAGCTGTAAGGACACCAAATGAAGTACAAACACAGAGCCCAAGCTCTTCCAGATCCTTCCCCACCTTTCAGATCCTGACCAACCTGCCTGTGAGGcacaaaacagaatcaggaagcTATCTACGTCAGAGAAAAAGCCAGCTCTTCTGGGGTCTCCCCTCTCTGCACAGTGAGTCCTTGGAAACCATCTTCCTGAGCTCAAGTGGCCCCTCTCCCCTGAAGTTGTCTGTTGGTCCCTTTGTCTTCTTCAACAAGCTTGCCTTCGTGGCTAGGTCCAATCTGCAGCTTCCCCAGTATTGCTCCCCAGTTCAGCCTCCTACCCATAAAATCCACATTACGGAAGATCTAGAAGGGATAGCCCTTGATCCTCAGcaacttcctcctccttccccttctgtccCATCACTACCCTTCCATCTTAAGTCCTTTCCCACAGACCACCAGGGAGTCCTATGTGGTGCTAAGGCATATACACAGTGGCTTATGCAGCAGAAAGAGGTCCCTTGGATCTCTAAGGATCAACCCCTGTACCTACAGCCTGAACGCCAAAGAACCAGACCTTCTAAGCTCTCCCTCTTATCTGAGGTCTGGTGGGATGTGCCATCGGATCCCAGCATCCAACAACACATCCTAGATTCACTCTCTGACTCTCCACTGTATCCTCCTAGCCTTCTGGGAGTCCTGACAAGGCTTGAGGCCCCACAGAGGACAATGGGACAAAATGAGGACACCACGGCCACTAAGCCTATAATGCCAGCTCTCAGCACAAATCTGGCTTCCCTTTCAGAACTCCAGGAAGTCACCCCTATAGAAGGCTTACCTACAGCTAAGGCCCTCTGGGAAACCACAAGGCAAAGAAAGTATCCTCAAATCTCTGAGCCTTCAATCCTGGTCCATTGCCAATCTGTAGACCCCATGACAGAGACACAAGAAACCAGCCCCCTGGGAGTTCCACCTGGATATAAAACTCAGTGGAGAACCACAGGACATAAAGGGAGTTCTCAAGCCTTTGAGCCTTCAATACCAGCTCCCTGCCAAGTCCGAGATGCTCTGTCAGAACTCCATAAAGTCATCCCTGAAGGAGGACCTTCTGCACCAAAGAACTTCTGGGAAACCATGAGTCACAGAGAGAGCCCTCAGACCTCTAGGTCTCCAATGCCATGCCTTTGCTCTCCCCCAGGGCCCCTGCAAGAACTCCAGGGAGAAAGTTCTCTGGAAGATCCATCTAGGTATAAGCCCCAGTGGGGACACAGAGAAAATTCAGGAAACCCATGGGCCTTTAGGCCCCCAGCCCTGGACCTCAACCCAGCACTCTATTCAACCAGCCCTGTATATGTCCCACCAAGATCTGAGACTTCGTGGAATGGTAGGGAGAGTAGAGAAAATCTCTGGGTTTCTGTAGACCCCATTTCTTCTCCCAGGCTTCCTCTATCTTCCTTGCTGGTATCCCTAGGAATGAGTTCCCAGGGAATTTTGTCTGAGTCCAAAGCtctggaagggcagagagagaacctCTGGACCTCTGAGTCCCCAGCCCCTGACCACAGCCCATTTCTAGCTTCCATTCTGGAACTTCACAGACTCAATCCTATGGGAGGCCTCACCAGATCAGAAGCTGCATGGAGGGACATTGAGCATTCTAGGAATTCCTGGGCTTCTGAATCTCCATCTCTGGCCCTCAGCCCATCCCCAGCTCTTAAATTTGAGCCCCTCAGAGCTAGCCCCATGGGGGTCCTGTTTGATTCTGAGGATAGATGTGGGgatataaaaaggagaaagaactcCTGGGCTTCTGAGCTCCCAGCTTGCAGCTTACCCCAAGACCCATATGGAGCCAGATCCTTGGGAGCCCTGACTGACTCTGAGCCTACTGGGAGGAACAAGCAGCAGAAAGAAACCTGTTGTGTTCCCGGGTCCCCACTATGGGGCCCCAGCCCACCTTCAAACTCTAAATCAAAGTCTCACATAAGTGAGCCTCCTGGAGACCAACATACCTGTAAGCCAAAGGGGGAAACAGTGGAGCAGAGAGACAACTGCTGGGCCACTGAGCTCCCAACCCCaacctccagctctctctctgcccctcctccagatCCACATATTGACTCTGACTTTGTGTGGAGGAATGTGCAACCAAAAGGGATCCCCCAGGGCTCTAGTCCTCCAGCAGTGGATCTCCTGCAGCCAAAACGCTGGCCTGCCACTTTAGCTAAAGCTCTGAAGATTGAGCCCAACCAGCCTGACCTACCCAAGAGAGAACTGTTTCCAGGGACTAAGGCAGAGACTCCATCCTTCCAGGGAGAGGCTGTCCCAGAGGTGACCCCTAACTCTAGGATCCAGGCCTGGCACTGGAGTAGAGAATTGGAACTCAGGCTGAAAAAACTACAGCAGAGCCCTGCTTCCAGATCCCCTGACCCAAGTCAATCGTTTGGCAgcaactctgtgctgagctccaCAACTCAAGGCTCCTGGAGActctcttcctgccccccacAGCTGAATCGTCCCTCTAATTTATGCCCCCACTCTTCAAGCTGTCATCCCTCCAAAATTCACAGCCCAGATCAGCCTGTCCAGATCTCCCACTGTTACCATTCACACTCTTCTTCCCAGCCACAGCCACAAGGGTCTAGCAGGGCCGAACAAAGGTCTCAGacagaggaaagaatgaagatgaagATAGTAGCTGAGGTCTTATGCCAGGGGCCATGTGTTTGCATGGAGACTGGTGAGAACTGCTCAGACCTAAGCAAGTCCTCAAACCCTGAGGTTCCTGCCTCAGGTAACAAGGCTTCAGCCCCATCTTCAGCCAAAAAGAGAGGGAGTCCCAGGAAACCCAAAGCAGGAGACCACAGAAGAGGGGATGCAAGACTGGAGTCATCCACAGTTACACGGAAAAGCCACCCAGCCCAGGCAAGACGACCAGTAGAAGCCCCTGTAAGCAGACTTTTCCAAAGACCTCAGCACCAAGACCATAACTCTCAACACATTGCTCTTCCTCACCACCTTCACTCTAAGGCTGCAGGTCCCCAAATTCAGCGAGGAGCCAGGCTGGGAGCTGGTCACATCCTGACCCCTCAACACTCTAAGCACTGCCCTTGGGCCCACATGGAAAAGCATTTCTCCTCCCCTACACCTCAGATTCCCCTTACCAAGGGTCTCCAAAGAATGTTAGCCAAGTTTCTGGTCACCCATGACCCCTGCCAACCAAAACCATAA